GGGTTATACCGGTCCTAAGGGTAGGTTATCCACGTGTTACTGAGCCGTTCGCCACGAACCCCCGAAGGAGTTCGTTCGACTTGCATGGCTTAATCGAACCCCAATAGCAGTAGCCTCCGCCAGGATCAAACGGATTTGCTATAAGTTAATAAATATTAGGGAAGTACACAAAACGTATATAAAGAATTGGATGAGTATGCAATATTAATTTAGTTACAAAGTAACTGAATATCACCACACTACTACCAAAAAACCAACATCAAACAACAAACACTGTATGCCAAGTGGCAAAGGTTTGCGCCCTCATTTAAAATCGTATTCAAATAAATTTATAATCATATAGCCACGTGCGGAAAAACAGCCATTCATAGAGCGATAAAATCGCACTCCGGCCGACGCCTTATGCATCGTGGCACATACTATACACGACACCCAAAGAAACACAAAGTTATTAGAAATATTTGCAAAATAATGGACTTGATTTAATGTCCTTAAAACATGTTTATTCTATCTTCAGGTGTACAGGTGTAATTAATAATTAAGGATATCCAGGACATATATATTTTTGGATTTTTTAATAAAATCTAATAGAATTTTTTGAAATTATTATACTAATTAATATTATACTAATTTGCTTGAATTTTTAGAATTTGAATTAAACCTCCAGCAATTTACAGCATTTATAAATTAATTAATTCATTTTTTTAAACAATTTTTAGACTTGTCTTAGAGTCATTTTCATTATTATTTAAGAGTAGATATAAAGAAAAAAGAAAAATCAATTAATCACTATTTAAACCTTTCGATTGCATCTAAATCACAAAATATTTTTATACTCCCAATAGATTTTAAAGCGGTGATATATTATGAAGTTCGGTATCGAATTTGTTCCAAATGAGCCAATTGAAAAAATTGTAAAGCTTGTAAAACTGGCAGAAGATGTAGGATTTGAATACGCCTGGATCACTGACCACTACAACAATAAAAACGTATATGAAACCTTAGCATTAATTGCTGCAGGAACTGAAACTATTAAAATGGGACCTGGTGTGACCAACCCATACGTGAGAAGCCCTGCTATAACTGCTTCCGCGATTACCACCCTAGACGAACTCTCCAACGGAAGAGCAACTTTAGGTATTGGACCTGGTGACAAAGCTACCTTTGACGCCTTGGGAATTGAATGGACTAAACCTGTAAGTACCATTAAAAGCGCTATCACCATGATGGAAACCATGATGGCTGGTGGAAAAACCGAAAGTGGTGCAAGCTTAATGGGTACCAAAGCTGTCCAAGAAAAGATCCCAATTTACATGGGTGCTCAAGGACCAATGATGTTAAAAACCGCTGGAGGATTCTCCGACGGTGCATTAATTAACGCATCAAACCCAAAAGACTTTGAAGCTGCTGTACCTCTAATTAAAGAAGGAGCAGACGCAGAAGGTAAATCCATATCAGACGTTGACATAGCAGCATACACTTGTTGTTCCATAGATGACGACGCTGGTAAAGCATTAGGTGCTGCAAAAATCGTTGTTGCATTCATCGCAGCAGGATCCCCACCGCCTGTATTCGAAAGACACGGACTAGCCCCTGACACAGGAGCTAAATTCGGAGAATTCTTAGGTAAAGGTGACTTCGGTGGAGCTATCGGAGCAGTTACTGACGACTTAATGGATGCATTCTCTGTTGTAGGAACCCCTGCAGAATTCATACCAAAAATCGAAGCTCTCGGTGAAATGGGTGTAACTCAATATGTAGCTGGTTCTCCAATCGGACCTGACAAAGAAAAATCCATAAAATTACTGGGAGAAGTTATATCTAGCTTCTAAATCCAATAATTTTCTTTTTTTATTTTTGACTTGAATAAAATATAATTAAACTGTTTTAACTTAATATCTGATTTTAATTAATAAATTTAAAAAAATAATTCTTTCCCTTGAATTTCTTGTTTTAATGATTAAAAACAAATTAGTTTCTAATTAAATTATTCTGCTTTTAATATCATATTTCCTGCAAATTTCTGAAGTTAAATCACTAATCTTCTTCTGATAGTAAGGTGGAGGATAATCCGAATTGTCAAAAATAGCCTTTGTTTTGGTTAAAACTTCAGAAAAATATTCTGCAAGTGCATCATAATATTTCATCCGAGAATCGTTGCACTGGTCACCAAATAAAGTCATTCCTCCACTAAGGACAAAATCTCCACCAAATTCCTTCACAGTTTTTATGATAAAATCAATTTGATCTGCTGTGTCTGATAGAAATGGTAAAAGAGGCATTAAACAAGCACCGACCAAAAATCCCTCCTCTTTTAGCTGGGCCATTGCTTCCAACCTATCCAAAGGAGAAGGTGCCGCAGGTTCGAATATCCTTGCCATTTCATTATCCATGGTAGAAAAAGAAAAGGTAATTATGGTGCCCTTTCCTAAGCTGGTAGCAAGATCTTCTGGTAATTTAGCAGATTCATCAATCTTTTTCAATAAGTCCATATCTCTCAAAATAAGGTTAGATTTAGTAGATAAATTAAGGGGAAAATGAAAACGGTAGATAATTTTTAAAAGTTCTCTGGTAATTTTCAAATCTTTTTCCTGATGCAGGTAAGGATCTGTGGCAGAACCTAAAGCTATAATTCCATATTCTTTTTTTCGGGCCCTATTTTTTAGTTGGCGGTACAATACTTCTGCAGCATTGATCTTCACTGATAAATCCTTGGGAATTCTAGATCCATACTTACTCCCATTAACATAGCAGTAAACACAGTTGAAAGAACATCCCAGATAAGGATTAAGTGTATAATCCTCTAAAAACAAACTGTCTCTTTTTTTATGTTTGTTGAGAACAGATTTTGATTTTATTTCTTTAATCAATATGTATCACCAAAATAATTCATTATAATTATAAAAAAAATTATAGGATTATTCATTTATTATTTATAGATTGAAGATTATCTCTATCAATATCGTAATTATCTTCTAAAATAAAATTAAATCCAAATTTACTTTTTATATATGATATGGCCTCACTTTCAGATTTAACTGCAAAATTATACCTTTGATGTACTTTAATTATCTCTTCCAATGATTTTTTAACCAGATCCTCATTTTCCCAGTTTTTTAAATCTAAAACAACTGTTTCCAAACATCCTTCTTTGTAACTTATCTGGCCAATAACATGAATAATCATATTTCGGACTCGAGGAGTAACTTCATTTTGGAGTTGGTGAAGAATAAATAAAACATCTTCTGGATGAGTTCTCCCCCTTAATTCAATTCCATGCACCATCAATCGCCTGATTTCGGGGTCAGGATGATTTAAAAATTTTTGAACAAATATTAAAGTTGGTTGAGGATTTTTTTCTCCCATTTTCTTTAAAGAACCCATTATTGAACTTTTAACTTTGTGACTATTGTCATTTAAGGCCATTTCAAAAAGAGGAGCCACTTTATCAAATTCAAGTTTGCCAATTTCACCCCAAGCAAAAACCGCAGTCTGTCTCTGTTTTTCATCAGAACTTTGGTATAATAATTTAGTTGTGGTGATTATTTTTTCCTGAAAATCATAATCATTCAAGTATATCCTACTTAAAATAAGATAAAGATTTTTACGAATGTAAGAATCATCATCAGAAGCATATTTAGAAATATTTGAATTTTCTAAAATTTCATCCTTTTTAAGTTCTGATTTCACTTCTAATTCCATCTTTTGAACAAATTTTATCCTTTCTTCCTTGGAAAGATCGTAAAAACCCATTTTAAATCCTCATTAATAAGAAAAATTTATTATTTTATAATTATTTATAATTTAATACCAGATAATCTATTATAGTTTATTGAATTCTAATCATCTATTAAACAGAACTTTATTTTACTAATCAAATAATATCTCAGATATTCTTAATAATTATATCTAATTAAATATCTATGAATTAAATTAAAATTATGTTACAGATTAATAAATAAAATTAAATTTAAGGTTTTCAATTATTATCCTGATTTTTCTAGTTTATTAAATTCTTAAAAACATTAAAATTATAAGCTGATAAATTTTAATAACTGATTAAAAAAATTATATTTACCATATTTATATCAACATTTAAATTCAATATAAAAATATTAAAAAATTAATATGCAATTTATCTATTTATCACATTAAATATCATCTAAAGGGAAAAATATGAAAATTCAAGAACTTTCACAAGAAATAAGGGCCAAATCTCTAAAAAGAATAAAAGAAAAAACTCCACAAGAACTTTCAGCCACTTGGTCTCATGAAGACCTCACTTATTCTGGTGAAGGACCAACCATATTCATGATTTTACCAACAACTGGTTGCGCGTGGGCGCTTGCTGAAAGTGGAGGTTGTACCATGTGCAGTTACATCTCAGAGTCCAGTTTAGAACCAGTTTCAGCTGCCACATTAGTTGAAATTTTTAATGATCTGCTTGGGAGATATGAATTAAATGAACCGACTGCAATAAAGATATTTACTTCAGGAAGCTTTTTAAATCAGAGTGAATTTCCTCTAGAAGCAAGAAACGAAATATTGAATACTTTAGATGGACTAGAAAACGTCTCAGAAGTTATTGTAGAATCAAGACCAGAATATGTGACTAAAGAAGAAGTTTTAGCTTGTTGTTCTCTGATTCCGGAAAAGATATTTGAAATAAGTATGGGCCTGGAAACCAGCGATGATTATACAAGGGAATTCAAAGTAAATAAGGGTTTTAACAAGCAAGATTTTGAAAAAGCTGTGGATGTTATTAAAGGCCTTAAAAGTGAATATAATGTCAAATCAAAAGCATATGTTCTTATAAAGCCTATTTTAACTTCTGAAAAAGATGCTATTGAAGAGGCGGTGCAAACAGCAATTTATGCTGAGGAAAAAGGCGTTGATAGAGTTTCATTCTGCCCATCAACCATTCATAAAGGAACTGTTATGGAAGAACTCTGGAGAAAAGGATCCTACCAGCCACCTAGAGTATGGAGTGTCTTAGAAGTCCTGAATAGGGTTAGAGAATCTGTAAAAATACCGTCCATAATGGATACTTCTGGTTTTGGAAGTCGTAGAGGCCCTTACAACTGTAAAAATTGCAATGATAAATTGAAAAAGATAATAATGAAATCTAATCTTGATCAAAGTACTATAAAAGATTTCAAATGTGATTGTAAGGTTGAATGGGAAACAGAAACAAAATTTGGTGATATTAACCGATCTCCTTCTCGTATTCAATATCCAAAGAATTAAATTTAATGAAATTATTAATAGAGATTAATTATTATTAAATTCATTTCTAATTTATATTTCTAATTTATATTTCTAATTTTTTTATAGATTATAATTATAAAATAATTAGTTAGGAAATTTTAATAGAAATTTTAATAATTATAATTTAAATTTATTAAAAATAATTATTTAATAAAAACAAATAACCAATAAAAGAGCTGATTGAATGAAACAGACCCCTGAAACTTCTGGAAAGTTCGCAACTTGTTTGAATTGCATTGATGGTAGAATACAATTCCCCGTGTTAAACTGGATAAAAATTAATTACGGAATTCCCTTTGTGGATATGATTACCGAACCCGGTATAGTAAACATATTTTCAGATGACAATGAACATAACAAGAGTTCTCTTTTTGAATCCACACTGGAAAAAGTTAAAATTTCATTAAATATCCACGATTCCAATATAATATTCCTAGTTGGGCATGATGATTGCGCAGGTAATCCTGAAAGTCCCCAAGTGCAAAAAAATCAAACAAAAAAATCTGTAAGGAATTTAAAAGAAATTATAAAAGAAATTAATCCATCATGTAAAGTAATCGGCCTATGGATACCTTTAAAAAAGGATTTATTTTATGATTCTTCTTTAAAGGAACGTTATATAGCAAAAAATTTAGCAGAAGTGGATATTGTGAAAAATATAAAAATCATATTAGAATTATAATCTAAGCTAAAAATAATATTTATGAATAAGTATCTAAACATTACAATGCATTATTTTTTTATTATAATTAATTAAAATAGAATATTGATTAAAATAGAAATTAGTAAGTAATTTATTAATTTCGGACTTATAAAACCACGAGAATAAAAAATGATTGGCATAAGCGCTGATTTTGACCCGGTCCATAAAGGCCATGTTAAACTCATTCAAAAAGGAAGGCAAATAGCCGAAGAGACTGGAGATGAAGTTGTAATCTATCTTAACAAAGGTTATAGTGCTAATCACGCTCCATTTTTTGCAGATTATGAATCTAGAAAGGAAATGGCCCTTAAAGCCGGGGCAGATAGAGTAGTGCCTATTGAAGGCCTGCATCACCGCCTTACACTAGCCTATAGTGTGCCCATTAGGATAGCTATGATGATTGAAGACGGTGCTGTGGATTACGTAGATGCTGCGGGAGTGAATGTTTCAGTTCCCATGCTTACCAAGAAGGCCAAAAAATTCGCCAAAAAGGGAATATTTAGTGGAATTCCTCGAAATCTTCCTAATAGAAATGTTATAAGGTGGTTTGCAGTTAATGAGTTCCTATATAACAAATATCAGCGCAAAATGCGTTTCCATATTATCGACGAACTTTCCATGGGGGGAAAGGTTTCTGGAAGGGAAATAAGACGACAGATAGTTGAAAATGATATGGAAATACCTCCCCAATTGGATCAAGTTCTTCCCCAAAGCACCATCAAGATTTTGGAAAAAGGAATTAGAAAAGGGACTATTCCTGGAGAAAGAAACCTGGCCACCATTACCAAAAGAATGAACACCTATTCTCGCTCTAAATTAACTGAAATTGCTCATTTAAATGCAGATGCTATTAATTCTATAATTAAAGGAAGGTTTTATCGAGAAGAAGATCAAGTTTGGGCCACTTTCAGGAAAGCAGGTTATGGGCCAGTTCTCACCAGGTTGGCTGTGAGTGCTATTGAAGAAGAAGTAGCTAAAAAAGAGGTTTTAGAGTTAATTGAGTCCTATGAAAAACAGGGCGTTATTCCTCCAGATCAAAAAGTGGGTAAAGTTATAGAAAGAGCGTGGTTTGTTTCTCAAAAGAAAGAACATAATTTAAGTGCTAGTGAAGCCCATGATAAATTCAGAAAAGGAATTGAGCTTCAGAAAAAGCCGTGCATGACCTTTGATGCAGGATTAAGTATTAGAAGTTTTGAAGTTGAAGAATTAGAATCTGGTATGAATGCTGGAATTTATGTTGATCAAAATGGAGTTCTCGCCTGTGAGATTAGAACTGAGAAAAAGAAAATAAAAAGTCCATTGAAACTCCCCGGGGAAATGGCCACTTATCTTAGGCTTTTAATTGATTCTCATTTTATTCCAGTGAAAGCTGAAGTTGTGGAAAAGGAGAGAGGGATAAGGATTAGAATAACTGTGGATAATTAAGATATAGCTAATATTAGAATAACTGTGGATAATTTAGAAAAATATTTAAAAGTATTTTTCAAAACCTATTTTTTAAAAATCTGGTTCTTGAAATGAAGCATCTTCCCTTAATTCAACTACAGGACAACTCCACTTTTTACAGAAAGTCATTACCATTTTTCCTTTATCTGTATTTATGTAAACTCTCCAGCACTCGCCATCATATGATTTAAAATCAATTTCCATGATTTTTTTACCAATTAGCTTTTCCAGAGTCTGTTTACATTCTTTTATTTGATCATCAGAATCATACAAACCATTAACCCCCTAAATTATCTATTAAATGTTCAAATATTTCCACAATATTAAAATCGTCATAATATTTTATGTTTTATCTATTTCTAATAAGTTATGATTCTGAAATTAAATTGAATTAATTAAATTAAAAATGAAATAAATATATTGATTAATTAAGATTATTCTGAATTTTTTATTTTATGAAATGAATATGCAGTTAAAGTATTGTTTAATCATATAAATGCTTAAAAAGTTCTTTATAGGATTTAAGATCTGATTTAAACTCTATGGCATCTTTATAATCTTTATGGTTATTATCATTTTTATTAAAATCTTTATTTTGATCAAGAATAATTTCAAACATGTTTTCAATTGCATCTGCCATTATGGGGTCGATTTCATCAGATAAAAGATTTTTAACTTCATCCATTTCTTCATATCTTCTTTTAGCATGTTTAAAACTACTTATTAATCTAGAATTAGCTGAATTTTTAAATTGATGCCCTTCAGTTTCACCAATAATTTCCATAACTTCTTCATCAATCCCCATTTTATATGCTGCCGAAATTGTCTCCCAAAGAAGAGCAGATACTCCTTTAGTATAAGAACTTCTCAACATTTTTATCTGAGAACAGTTTCCAATTTCAGTTCCCATTATTTTTATATTTAATCCATAATCATTTAAAACAGCAAAATCTTTGGCTGAATCACCACAAGCAATGATTTGAGCATTAGAACCGTTTTTTTTTACACTACCAATGATGGACGCATCCACAGTTTTTTTATTTTCTACCTGGCCCAGTGCCTCCCAGACAGTAGCTGGGGAAACATTGTTAATATCTACATAAATTCCTCGAGAATATTTTCCTATATCTCGGGCTACTTCAACTGCATTAGATGGGTTAACGGCCGAAATAAGTATTTCAGAAGTTTCAGCGAGTTCTCTATAACTATCGCAAATAGTTACGCCCATTTCAAGAGCTTTATTTTTTGTATTGCTGCTTCTACCATGTAAACAAGTGAAAACAGTCACACCATTATCTAAAAGCCCTTCTGAAAGAGTAGAAGAAACCTCACCAAATCCTAAAAAGCCTACTTTCATAAATTACACCAAAATAACTAATTTTACTAAATATCCTAACTTACTGAATGCTTATTAATTACATTATTCAGAATCTAATATTTGATATTCATATTATAGAATTCTAATAAATAAATCTATAATTTTAAGAAAATAATGAAAAGAAAAGTTTAAAGAAGATCTTTATTTATTTAAATTTAAACTAATGAAATTTAGGTTTAAGCTAGGGCTAGCCAAATCATATAAATTCCAGCCCATGTAATTAAAATTCCAGACATTTTTCTTATTAAATTCGCTTTTTTGGCCAATTTTTCAATATTTGCACTGGAAACTAGTAATCCTAAAACTAATATACTAATGGAAAATCCTGCGGTGTATAAAAGTAAATTTAGAGCACTGTAGAAAGCATTTCCTGTTGAAATGCTGAAAGTGATTAACGCTATAAGATAAGTGCCATAACAAGGGGCCCAGGCCAGTGAAGTTAAAATTCCCCATAGAAACGATCCAAATACACCTCGACGATTGGAATCAGACACATGTGAAAATTTAAAAAGGTTTTTATTGACAATAATCATTATCCCCATCACAATCAGTATTATGGAAGCTATTATTCTAAAATAATGGAGATAATAATTTATGGCCGCGGTGAAAAGTATGGTCAATACTATAGTTATGGTAAAAATTAAAAAAAGACCCATTACAAAAGCTAAAATTTCAGTTTTTCTACGCTCTGCCAAAGTATACCCGATTAAAACTGGTATAACGGGTAAAACACATGGAGATAATACTGAAGCAATTCCTGCTAAAAATGAGAATAACGGGACAATATCCATTTAAATCTCCTTAATAATTTAATATAAAATTATAATGCGCTTAAAAGTTGATCTGGAGATTTATATCCCTCAATTTTTTTAATTTCTTCCCCATTAGAGTTCATAATTATTAAAGTTGGAATACTGTATATTCCATATTTAGATGACAGTTCTGGATTGGTATCCACATCTATTTTAACTGCCACATAATTTTGGGACAGTTTCTGGGTAACCTTTTCATTTACTAGAGTTTCTGATTCTAGTTGTTGGCAGGCAGGGCACCAGTTAGCTGAGAAAAATGCAAATACTAATTTATTTGTTTTTTGAGCTTCTGAAATAGCAGAGTCAAGATTATTGTACCATTTCAAACTATAAGATTGATTAGATTCATTAGAAACATTATTATAATTATTAGTTAATGACTGATTGCTATTATTAAAACTGTTTAAAGCCATGGCCACACCAGCAATTACTACTATTATCAAAGCAGCAATAACCCAGATTTTAAGAGAAATCTTCATAAATGATGATTATGTGATTACTACACATATAATTTACGATAATTGTAATGTCCTTTAGATAATTAAATATTGTATAATTAAAATCATGAAAAAGTTAAATAAAAAAAATAGAATAAATAGAACAAAATAATTCAATTAATTAATTCAGTTAATAATTCAACTTAACTATAACATTAGAACCTTCTGCAACCCCCAAATCCCTGGAAGTAGGGCCACATTTTGTATTTAAAAGAGAAAATACTGGTTTTTCTCCAAAATCAATTTCAGTAAGACCCTCATAATTACCTAAACCTTTAGATATAATTAATTCAGCATTATCAAGCATGTGTCGAAATTCAGAGGATACTTGCTCATAAATAACACCTATAGAATCCGTGCCTGTGGTTACCAGTTTTGCCATCCGTTCAAGGCCCACTTGATAAGCATCATCTAAACAAGCATCATTAAGTATAGGATTTTCTTTTACAGCTACAGTTACTTCCAAACCATATTCTTCCATCTTTTTTATTAATAATTTGTCAAAAACAATTTCTCCAGTATTGTCCGCCAAGTAAAGAACAGTTTTAACTGATTTAAGTGATTTTTCAAGTTCTGGAGTGTGATTTATAACTAGAGGGGCCTTAATCGTGTCCACCATTAAATTTAATGGATCACAGTTTACTCCCAGAGCTCCGAAATCTATTAAATTGCCAACAATGGCTGCTTTAACAAACATTTCCAGATCTTCTTCGCCTTGGAGAAATTCTATTAATTGAGGAAGGAATTCTTCTGCAATTTCATTGCACTTTGCTTTAATATGCAAGTAAGGATCAGGATTGCCAGTTTTTTCTTTAATAAGACGATGGATACTGGTTCCAATAACATTAGAAACAGCACCATTATGAAATTCACGGCCTAAAAGAACAGTTATTTCAGCCATGATTTCAATTTTTAGATTTTCATCACCAGTGGCCAAATCCAGGGCCTCTTGGGCCTGTCTTAGGAAACAGGGAGCACATTCATAGTAGACTTTCATTTAATCACACCATTAACTATTAAAAATAAATAATTTAATAAATTAAATAAAGATATTAAGTAATATTATTAAGAGTTAGATAACTATTGGATTTAAATAACCTTAGTTTAAAATTATCCACCATATATAACCTTAATAACTTCAATAATATCCCCATCAGCAATTATTTCTTCCTCTATGACAATCTGACCATTTTTTTTAACAACCACTGTTTCTAATGGAAAATCCATATCTTCTAAAACACTTTTAATGGTTTTTTCTTCTGAAACTTCTCTGGATTCCTTTTCATCACCAATGATTAATGTAAATTTCATTTAATCTCCCCTGAATATTATTCTAATATATTTTAATATATAATTACTCAATATGGTCCCTATTTATCCAGTTCACTGCAAAAAATACAGGTCCGGCACAGTTCATGAGCAGAGGGCTCACCACAGCGAGTGCATTTTCCCATATTAAATTCTTTAGTAAATTCTTTTTTTATAAATGGTTTTAGCTTATCAAATCCTCTTAAAGTCGAGTACATGATAGTGGGATGGTTTTGAGACAATTGCTTTATAAATTGGCCCACTTCGCCTCGGAAAGAATCACTGGCATAAGGACAACCTGCAAAATGAACTTCCAACTTTCTGGCCAGCGCATAAAGAGCTACTTCTTTTTCTGGAATCTCCCTTAGAGGTTTAATCTTCACTGTGAACTTTTCACTTCTGGAACTGGTTTTAGGGCCAATTCGAGTTAGATTTTCAATATTGCCTTCTAAATAATTCATTAAAATGGCCTGGGTTTCATCATCAAGATTATGACCTGTAGCAATTTTAGTTGCTCCAACATTTCTAGCCTCTCTATTTAAAATCCAGCGCCTAAAAACACCACAGTAAGTACAGGCCCCTCTTTGAGAAGAGGTTGACATTATATCATCCAGCGTGGTATCAAATGAGTCTTTAAAAGTAACTACATTGTGTTCTATCCCTAAACGTCGGGCATGGTCACGAGCTATTCTTACCCCATCTTCCCGATATCCTTTGATACCTTCATCAATGGTTACCGCAGTCATTTCAATTATATTTCTTTCATAAAGTGAATTTAATATATCCAGAACCATAACACTGTCTTTACCACCAGATAGGGCCACCAGAACTTTATCTCCCTTATCAATGAGTTTGTACTTGCGAATATCTTTCAATACCTTTTGCTGTGTTCCTTGAATAAAGCAATCCTGACAAAGTCTCTGTCCAGAATGCTTTTTTTCAATAATAACATCAGGGGCACCACATTTGGTACATGTTTTCATTTTTTTACTCCAGTAAAATAAAATTGATTTAATACCTATTAAATCTTGATTTTAAATAATTAATGATTTTAAAATATTAGATTAAAATTTAGATTGAATAGTTGTCCTTCTTATTGAAATTTAATAAATTAATTCAAATATCTTTATGTAGATTATATTATAATTGTAGATATAAAATTTTGAATATATTAAATTTAATTTGGAATATTCAATTAATTTGATTAGATATCTAAAATATTATTTTTATTAAACATGCACTTCAAGTGTAAAAAAATACACTAACTGTGAAATTTAGACAAAAATTTAAATTAAATAGAAAAAGGTTTTTTAAATAATTCAAAGTCCTGAGTATAGTTTTTCCCAGTAATCATTGCAATTTCTGCTTTTTGAAGTTCTGAACCCAAATAGGCAGCATGTTCCAGACGACTTACCAGTTGTCGGTTTAAAAGTTCTTCATATATCTTCTTAGCTGATTGGCCAACAATGGCCACATCAGGTTCCATATTTTTATAATGAACAACCATTATCTCATTATCATTTATCATGATCTTGAAACTTCCAGCCTCATCCTGCACGAATTTTTTAGTTCCCTCCGCTTCAAAAACCGGCACATCAAATTCTTCCACCACTTTCTCAGGAATTCTTTTATCCTTGAAAGCCAGGAGATTAATTCCCAGATCTTTAGGAATAGAACCCCTATTTTTAGCTAAAAACATCATTTTAGATGATACCGCAAGTTCATAAACACTTCGAACTGTTTTGCCGCTTTCTTCAGGAGTAAATAATATACTGGCCCCTAGTTCCATAGCTATGCCTGAGAGAAGAGAATTGACACCCGTCGAATCTGTGTCTAAAAGCTCTGTAACATTGCCTACACCAAAAAAAACAGGTTC
The DNA window shown above is from Methanobacteriaceae archaeon and carries:
- the mer gene encoding 5,10-methylenetetrahydromethanopterin reductase; this encodes MKFGIEFVPNEPIEKIVKLVKLAEDVGFEYAWITDHYNNKNVYETLALIAAGTETIKMGPGVTNPYVRSPAITASAITTLDELSNGRATLGIGPGDKATFDALGIEWTKPVSTIKSAITMMETMMAGGKTESGASLMGTKAVQEKIPIYMGAQGPMMLKTAGGFSDGALINASNPKDFEAAVPLIKEGADAEGKSISDVDIAAYTCCSIDDDAGKALGAAKIVVAFIAAGSPPPVFERHGLAPDTGAKFGEFLGKGDFGGAIGAVTDDLMDAFSVVGTPAEFIPKIEALGEMGVTQYVAGSPIGPDKEKSIKLLGEVISSF
- a CDS encoding radical SAM protein, whose protein sequence is MIKEIKSKSVLNKHKKRDSLFLEDYTLNPYLGCSFNCVYCYVNGSKYGSRIPKDLSVKINAAEVLYRQLKNRARKKEYGIIALGSATDPYLHQEKDLKITRELLKIIYRFHFPLNLSTKSNLILRDMDLLKKIDESAKLPEDLATSLGKGTIITFSFSTMDNEMARIFEPAAPSPLDRLEAMAQLKEEGFLVGACLMPLLPFLSDTADQIDFIIKTVKEFGGDFVLSGGMTLFGDQCNDSRMKYYDALAEYFSEVLTKTKAIFDNSDYPPPYYQKKISDLTSEICRKYDIKSRII
- a CDS encoding HEAT repeat domain-containing protein, which produces MGFYDLSKEERIKFVQKMELEVKSELKKDEILENSNISKYASDDDSYIRKNLYLILSRIYLNDYDFQEKIITTTKLLYQSSDEKQRQTAVFAWGEIGKLEFDKVAPLFEMALNDNSHKVKSSIMGSLKKMGEKNPQPTLIFVQKFLNHPDPEIRRLMVHGIELRGRTHPEDVLFILHQLQNEVTPRVRNMIIHVIGQISYKEGCLETVVLDLKNWENEDLVKKSLEEIIKVHQRYNFAVKSESEAISYIKSKFGFNFILEDNYDIDRDNLQSINNK
- a CDS encoding archaeosine biosynthesis radical SAM protein RaSEA produces the protein MKIQELSQEIRAKSLKRIKEKTPQELSATWSHEDLTYSGEGPTIFMILPTTGCAWALAESGGCTMCSYISESSLEPVSAATLVEIFNDLLGRYELNEPTAIKIFTSGSFLNQSEFPLEARNEILNTLDGLENVSEVIVESRPEYVTKEEVLACCSLIPEKIFEISMGLETSDDYTREFKVNKGFNKQDFEKAVDVIKGLKSEYNVKSKAYVLIKPILTSEKDAIEEAVQTAIYAEEKGVDRVSFCPSTIHKGTVMEELWRKGSYQPPRVWSVLEVLNRVRESVKIPSIMDTSGFGSRRGPYNCKNCNDKLKKIIMKSNLDQSTIKDFKCDCKVEWETETKFGDINRSPSRIQYPKN
- a CDS encoding nucleotidyltransferase family protein; amino-acid sequence: MIGISADFDPVHKGHVKLIQKGRQIAEETGDEVVIYLNKGYSANHAPFFADYESRKEMALKAGADRVVPIEGLHHRLTLAYSVPIRIAMMIEDGAVDYVDAAGVNVSVPMLTKKAKKFAKKGIFSGIPRNLPNRNVIRWFAVNEFLYNKYQRKMRFHIIDELSMGGKVSGREIRRQIVENDMEIPPQLDQVLPQSTIKILEKGIRKGTIPGERNLATITKRMNTYSRSKLTEIAHLNADAINSIIKGRFYREEDQVWATFRKAGYGPVLTRLAVSAIEEEVAKKEVLELIESYEKQGVIPPDQKVGKVIERAWFVSQKKEHNLSASEAHDKFRKGIELQKKPCMTFDAGLSIRSFEVEELESGMNAGIYVDQNGVLACEIRTEKKKIKSPLKLPGEMATYLRLLIDSHFIPVKAEVVEKERGIRIRITVDN
- a CDS encoding DUF1932 domain-containing protein encodes the protein MKVGFLGFGEVSSTLSEGLLDNGVTVFTCLHGRSSNTKNKALEMGVTICDSYRELAETSEILISAVNPSNAVEVARDIGKYSRGIYVDINNVSPATVWEALGQVENKKTVDASIIGSVKKNGSNAQIIACGDSAKDFAVLNDYGLNIKIMGTEIGNCSQIKMLRSSYTKGVSALLWETISAAYKMGIDEEVMEIIGETEGHQFKNSANSRLISSFKHAKRRYEEMDEVKNLLSDEIDPIMADAIENMFEIILDQNKDFNKNDNNHKDYKDAIEFKSDLKSYKELFKHLYD
- a CDS encoding cytochrome c biogenesis CcdA family protein; translated protein: MDIVPLFSFLAGIASVLSPCVLPVIPVLIGYTLAERRKTEILAFVMGLFLIFTITIVLTILFTAAINYYLHYFRIIASIILIVMGIMIIVNKNLFKFSHVSDSNRRGVFGSFLWGILTSLAWAPCYGTYLIALITFSISTGNAFYSALNLLLYTAGFSISILVLGLLVSSANIEKLAKKANLIRKMSGILITWAGIYMIWLALA
- a CDS encoding thioredoxin family protein translates to MKISLKIWVIAALIIVVIAGVAMALNSFNNSNQSLTNNYNNVSNESNQSYSLKWYNNLDSAISEAQKTNKLVFAFFSANWCPACQQLESETLVNEKVTQKLSQNYVAVKIDVDTNPELSSKYGIYSIPTLIIMNSNGEEIKKIEGYKSPDQLLSAL